A region of the Scomber scombrus unplaced genomic scaffold, fScoSco1.1 SCAFFOLD_367, whole genome shotgun sequence genome:
ccctccgtccttccttccttcctttcctttctccctcctacgttccttctttcctttcctcctttccttccttcctcccttccttccttcctccctctctattatttctgcttttcctcctttttaaagaCAACTACAGTCAGTGtggtacaaaaaaaatactatttggTGAAGAGGGATTTTATGTTGAGTAATAAAACTcgtaaaaaaatgttatttaagcCCATTTAGCATCGTAGAGTCAATGAAAAGCTAATTAACGGCACTAAGAAGACGATGAactgagtgagtgtgtggttCAGTCGCCAATCGGtaaatttaaaatcaaaatcaaagtcATCCATGCATCCCTCTGCTTATACATCGCTACCTGTCCAGTTTAAGTCTGAAATGAGATATAAACGTTAGCGAGCGTTAACAACAGTCTGGcagtttttgacatttaaaggaAGTGTTAATATTTCGGCAGTGTTTGTGAACGTTTGTGAGAGTGTACAacttttatatactttatacttATTATCTCCTGAAATACTCCACGCATATATATGAACCTTTCATTGTCCTTTTACATAATTAACACATCTTTTAAATACTATGCAGTCTGATACTTCAAGCCCAAGTGTTTGGCATTTATAAGCACAATATAGACATTAAATAGATGGTTTACAACCAGGAGGGGAGTTCCGgccctctgaaatgatgccaacgcggaagtaacgtaaaactgcattctatcaaaaggccaccagggggcgaccgttttggtgtcaaaaggacttccgtctctatacaagtcaatggagaattcaccaacttctcacttgatttctaacctcagtaaacgttttcaaaatgtgtttatggtctcagtcgctagtttaaagccttcttcaatgcagtatgatgttcatttgggacattttggcctccctgattttatatgtgacgataaagcagggtatgcattagggcgtggctacgtcgtgattgacaggttgattggttcacaggttcaggagggcgcctcatgctcctcctgatgcccatataagtagaatccatgtttttgtttttcccagcatgcacctgaaattttccagatggcgctgctcagatccgatactattggcctccgagcaacagtccacaaaccaatgagtgacgtcacggatgttacgtccattttatatacagtctatgtttacaacacaatataatgtagttataagcagatataagcacatttttaagcttttattGATGAAAACCAATTATAAcgtttttatttgtgcattcAGGAGGCGATAAAACACCTTTATCTGCTTAAAACACctttatagtgtgttataaaacCATTTAAGTCTTCATATTGTGCTGATAAATgcaaaaaaggtgtttttttttaaagtgttataGTTGAATGATACTATAGTGTGATTTTGTGTTGAGTGTTTTAGTGACCGGACTcacaaaatgacaataaaagcaacTTCCTAGTTTGCTTCGTGATGTTTCGTGAAGTCCTGGGTCTAAATCTGCTGCGTCATTAACACTCGACTACGAACACAGAGATGGTTGTAATGTCTGTACGGTGAAGTTGGTCAACAATAAACTCTCCTCCTTCTGTTTCCAGGTCGCTGTGGGTccagggtcaggggtcaggggtcagtcACAGGGGTCCTGGCAGTGGGAACAGTGGCTCATGTCTTCAGAGTAAAGCTCCACCTGGATGGTGATGCTGTAGAAACCAAACTTGGTGTGAAGCAGGTCGGTGGCTTCCTGCAGCACAGACTGAGGGTCGGAGCCTTCCTCTgaggaaacaggaggaaacacatTTAGGTTTGTTCTGCTGGATGATATTTTACTAGTTTTACTctcatttctttgcttttcatgCTTGTTAAACATTCCCAGTCAaactctttaaccctcctgttgtccttgagtcaaggagggaagggaggaagaaggcaggaaaggaggaaggaagggaggaagaaggaaggaagggagggaggaagaaagaaggaagggaggaaaggaggaaggaagggaggaaaggaaagaaggaagggaggaaggaaaggaaggaaggaagaaggaaggaagagaaggaaggaaaggaaaggaaagaaggaagggaggaaggaaaggaaaggaagaaagaaggaaggaagaaagaaggaaaggaaaggaaagaaggaaggagggaggaaaggaaagaaggaaggagggaaggagttGTTATTTTACCGACGGCCAGGTGAACGGAGACCAGCGACTGTCCCAGAGTCAGAGCCCAGAGGTGCAGACAATGCATCGACTTCACAGCTTTCACAGACAGCAGCACTTCCTTCACCGAGTTAAACTCGATTCCTTTAGGAGaccctgagaaaaaaaacattaaaacacaagggccacaaattaatataaaacatgtcctgcAGCTTTTATATGAATGTGTGGCTCAGTTTTTAAACAGTCGGCTCAAAAATACGACTACAGAGTTTTTATTACACGTTAACGTCtcttaaagtttatttaatgaatcaaacaaacaacaaacatctttccttccttccttccttccttccttccttctgtccttccttccttccttccatctttccttccttccttccttccttccttccttccttccttccttcctttcttccttccttccttccttccttctgtccttccatttttccttctttccttccttccttcttttctttccttccttccttccttccctctttccttcctcccttctttccttcctccctccttttcttttttccttccttccttccttccttccttccttctgtccttccatttttccttctttccttccttccttcttttctttccttccttctttccttcctttcttccctctttccttcctccctttctttccttcaagTCTTCTtttcgttcgttccttccttcctttcttccccttttccttccttcctttcatcctttcttccatctattattccctccttccttctatctgtccttactccctttctttccttcctgtcttcttttcattccttcctttcatccttctttcacgtttttcttccctccttccttcattctgtccttccatcctttctttcttccctctttccctttctcccaaGTTACTACAGTTGAAGCAGTATCTCTGTTTTCAGTCATCTGTCtcagaaaaaatgtgcaaagtCACATTTGCGTCTTTATACTGAAACTTTATGATGTAATGACAGAAACTGCAGCGATGACTCAGACATGCTTTTAAAAGCCTCAGgtgttatgtgtgttttggtCATTTTGAGGAAGTTCAGCGACGTGTGAagatgataataaaatgatctgGGACTGTGTGGTGCGCTTCACTAAATCTTCCCCAGGATGTGACAATCTGTGCTCTTTAAAACcttaatgtttgttttccttcatgTATCTACTGAGGAAGAGAGTAAAAAGTCTTAATGTGCTTTAGTGAATGAATCCATCTGTGTGTCAGTTACAGGAAGTGATCGCCTGCAGCGTCATGTGACTTTGACCTCGGCAGTTTCAGGTCGAGTCGTTAACAGCTTGACGAGCTGCAGGCGAAAATAACAGCAGATCAGAAATATGAGGGaagtcaaacatgaggcccgcgggccagaaacGGCCTGCTGAGGGGTCCAATACGGCCCACTTTcattcctgtgttcttttccttccttccttccttccttccttccttccttccttccttccttccttccttccttccttccttccttccttccttccttccttccctccttccttccttcctccttccctctttttcattccttccttcctgtcttattttccttccctccttccttccttccttccttccctctttttcattccttccttcctgtcttattttccttccttccttccttccttccttcctgtcttattttcattccttccttcctctcattcttccatcttttcttccttacttccttcctttcttccttccttcattctgtgcatccatcctttctttcttccctctctccttccttccctccttccttccatctctttcgttccttccttccatctgtccgttcttcctttctttcatctgtccttcctccctttctttccttcctgttttattttcattccttccttcctttcatccttcctcccattttttcttccttccttcctttcttccatctttccttccttccttccttccttccttccttccttccctccttcctctcttttaatGATCCAATCCACATCAGGCTGTTTGTGGCCCTTTAATGAAgttgagtttgaccctcctgactttgtttgtgtttgttttatttctgttatttaaagtcaCTATTTCAGCTCAAAGAGTAGCAGTAGTTGTTCAAAGTGTGTCATAGTTTCATCCAGCATCTTCTTAAGGCTGCAGAAATCtttaagttgtgtttttatgttgtttttaactgttgtATTTTAGTATCTGCCTCTTTTTTATGAGTTATGCatggtatgtatgtgtttatatgaatttatatatacatatagcagctaattatttctgtatttttctgttaattgcatcaaatacatttcaataatCACTGATGATGCTCCAGTACTgatattagcatttagctcagtgcagcctcacagagtcTCCAATATGGCTGCCGATCTTTGTGCCATAACTTGGTGTAAAAACCATCATCATAATatttttcattcctctctcaCAATGAACACTTCTAAGCAGCGGACACTGATGATCCCTGAGATGAATACCTTCCATCAGTATCCTGAAGACGTCTCTGaggatggtgatggtggtgcaGAGGACGAAGACGGAGAACAGGAACGTACAGATGGGATCTGCAATTTTATACTCgggctgaaagagagagagggagagaaaaaagacttTAGAGGCTTGAAACTGAGAGTAACTGTGGTGTTTTTTACAGTCATGTGACGTTAAGATGCTCAGGGCAGAAAATGGGAgaattttactgtttattttttaataaataagcTTTCTACACTTAAAAATATACCTTTAAATGACACTTGTGACCCAATGAAGTAACTGTTCTTAGTATTAAACGTTATAATATATACAGtgaatatttataaatatacaaaaagacacattttatccTGAAAAATTAATAATGAACTAAATGTCTGGCCatgatttgaaaaaataaaataaaataaaatattataaataaataaatacattagtctaaactttatttttatactattattttattattattttaaaatattctttatgAGATTGAAGTGACTGTGACATtataagataataaataaacaaaaagaccATTTTCATCCTGAAAAGATCAAAATTAAACTCAATGTCTGgccaagattttaaaaataaatacataaaaatcagaaataaataaataaattagtcaaaactatcaaaaaatatttattattttattattattttttattatgattttattttagagATTAAAGTGACCCAATGCAATAActgttatttaaattattttttaaattaaattaaatttaatttaatttaattttattttatttttttattattttattattttattttttacttttttactttttactttttaaatgtatttgtattttattatatataaatatatatatatattttttaatcattattattattattattattattattattattattattattattattattattaatatcatcattattattattatttaattcaaccTGGCCTGGATCATATTAGTTTTTTATTAAAGGGCCAGTATCATCAAACTGACATTTCGGTCTCACCCTAACATGAATGTGATCTATATCTGACCCGAAAGTAGATGATGATGGCGGCCACCGTGACGCCGACGCTCTGCAGCAGGTCGCCGACCACGTGGATGAAAGCGGCGCGGACGCTGGTGTTGCTATGGCCACCGAGGAGCGCGTGGGAGTGACCGTGGGAGACGGGACTGTGGCCGTCCTCATCGATGTGGTGGTAACCGCTGCCGTGAGCGTGGAAGGTGGTGGAGTGATGGAGGATGTACGCcatgctgcagagagagagagagaaagagagagaaagaaaggaaaaaagaaagaaagaaggaaagaaggaaagaggtgttttattgactgttGCTTAAAGACACAGGGATCCATGTTTAAATCACTGTCATTCTTGATGTCTGCATGTTTGTATTtcccctttaaccctcctgttgtcctcgagtcaaggaaggaagggaggaagaaggaaggaagggacggaggaagaaggaaggaaaagagggaggaaggaaggaagaaaggaaggaagaaggaaggaaaggagggagggaggaaggaaggaaaggaggaaggaagaaggaaggaaaggagagaggaaggaaagagaaagaaggaaggaaggaaggagggagggagaaaggaaggacagaaggaagggaggaaagagagaggaaggaatgaaagagagaaggagggagggagggaagaaggacagatggaagaaaggaaggagggaagggaggaaggaaaggaaggaagcaggggaggaaggaaggaggtaaggaaggaaggaaggaaggaacagtcaaaacagacggggtcaagttgacccaggaggacgacagggaGTGAATATGGAAGCCAAGAAGAGCAAAGAGCAGCCCTGGTTTTatacttttaattcatttattatctGAAGTTAATCATCTCATTATTTCAGGATCATTAAGTTAAGATAAAAGTTATTACCTCAAGACAACTTCCCTATTTATTCATGCAAAGGAAATCTTTATCCTGCTTaaggaacaaaaacaactgagataattagataattaacccgttatcattaaaaaaacttaacacacaaatgttttctttaattcattgcagagctgttcacaagtcattttttacaagtccaagtcaagtctcaagtctctcgccaacactaaatcaaattcaaattctgaccttagagctgtacaatccttcatcctgatcagttagccttgcgagcacctgcccatgtctgtttttgtggtgtgctgtcactgaagtttgtatgtatgtatctgtttgtatgttgagatgccctctcctgaaactgtcaCCAAATTtaccttcggctattaccttgacctagacctagataggacagtatgaaaatgtatcaattgtaggttcacagagaatctactgcaatgtgatgtgaagaaacatacactaagaattatttcaattccataactgtattttcttcaacaaaaaaataattattttaacaatgttgtaaaatataacaaaatgaacaaaacatgaacatcacagaaacactgcactgcagtttaacactgtggtacaaacacaccttttatctgctgcttaacacaacacacagcagggaatgtgtggggatattataaaatatatataaaatgaccatagttaacgcaactttgtgttttttaataattagtagcggagccactaagttagtgccactaaataacggagttgcggtggtttcctgtctgatctttcaaaataaaacctttgctattgggcgcttcttattattattaacaaacaaatttggggcttgtcaattacgggagaaatgatGGGAGGGGTggcgggagatggtttcgaaatatgggagaaccagggaaaaacgggggtgtgaaggcattgtatccaaacgtaatgatctaaggcactcctgctgaacttatcgcactcgccattgtcaatgtctgatactgaagatgcgcgcttcacacatggcgcatgcgcgtggcatgacgttggtgtttacatctagctcagagccagagatcatacaaaaagatgaatgacagataaataatgagaataataataataacatgaaataaaggttgttcgcgagtctcgagcctcgagtcgaagtcaagtctgaagtcttttgaggtcgagtccaagtcgagtctgaagtcacagtttagtgagacttaagtgcaactcgagtccgagtcgcgagtccgagtccccagctctgatTCATTGCAACACTTCATGGCCTCCGTAAgtgacaaaataagaaaaagtatAAAACTGAAAAGAATAGTATTAAATTATAAAGTCACCCATAAACCAAACAATCCCAGAAGTACTTTAGTcgtattatttctttttaatgtaaccacacaataattaataatgttgTTTAATCACAATCGATTcataatttcctcttttttttaacagcaggtatttttattgattttccgACTCAGGAATAATTCCCAAAGATAATTACCTTCGTTTCTCCATTTATCacaacaacacttttttttaagtattaatGAATGTTTCCACTCACATGATATTGACGATGACGGCGCACCCGGAGGTGACCAACATCACATGACCATCGATCTCGTAGTCGTTGCGAACGATCCTCTCGATGGCTAAATAGACCAGCGCGCCCGTAACGATCCAGATGGACATGACTGAGACTAACGCTCCGAGAATCTCTGTGGAGAGAAGAAGATGAACCACATAGCTTCATCATTTcagttagctcagttggtaagAATGTGATGCAAGTAACTctaaggtcacaggttcgatccctgtattGACCAGGCTTAGTTGTTGTagacatagactgtatataagaaatggacgatAACAGCCGTGActtcacccattggtttgtggactgctgctcggaggccaatagtatcggatctgagcagcgccatcttgaaaatttcaggtgcatgctgggaaaaataaaaacatgtattctacttatatgggcatcaggaggagcatgaggcgccctcctgaacctgtgaaccaatcaacctgtcaatcaccacgtagccacgccctaatgcataccctgctttatcgtcacatataaaatcagggaggccaaaatgtcccaaatgaacatcatactgcattgaagaaggctttaaactagcgattgagaccataaacacattttgaaaacgtttactgaggttagaaatcaagtgagaagttggtgaattctccattgacttgtatagagacggaagtccttttgacaccaaaacggtcgcccccctggtggccttttgatagaatgcagtttaagttacttccacgttggcctcatttcagaggacaggaactccccgcctggttgtaCAGGGAGAACTTCTTGTGACCAACAGCGCCCCATAATATTAAGGATGTGTCCAAATTAATCGTTTGCAGGGTCTAACATCAACCTTTGTGCTTTGGTTGTTGttgatttatcatttaaaaactttaatcAAGAGTTGAGATGTGTAGTCTACAATAaaaggttcattaacagctactggAGAGCTATTtttactttcagccactaggagccATATGTTGTTTATGACTGATTGTTAACACAAGTctgtgcagttaaagcttgttgtttgttatgaaaATAGATAATTTTTCTCCCATTATCTATTTAGCACCTGTGAATGTCGGCATGCAGCAAATATTCAATTAGTCGTCAGTTATTACCCACCGACTAGTCGACCATGAAAAAAATGGGCTCATGCACATCTCTAGTAGACATGTACTCATGGCAGTCTGTATGACCatgtggcctaatggataaggcgtctgacttcggatcagaagattgagggttcgagtCCCTTCGTGGTTGGAAATCATCTCTTTGCATAAGTTTCTGTTCAGGAGTGAATATACTAAGGAGAAGCTTTGACCATGTTACATCAAGCATTGCAGCGCTGATTATGGGTGAAAACAGCACAAAGAAGGTGTGTGGTGAAAGCTTTAGGGACTCACAGGAAATATGAAGTTCCTGTGTTTAACATCATCAGTAACACAGTTCATCACACCTCTGATATCCTGATTACTGCAGCAGGACATGAAGGTTTACAAGCTTCAACATCAGATATTATTCAGACAATAAAATAACCACAGAGACTCATGAACTGTCCCCATTATGGTCAcagttaaaggaccagtgtgcaggatttagtgccctctagtggtgaagttgcagatttaatccaactgaaggaataaatggagaaaggaaaggaaagaaaagaaggaaggaaggaagtaaaggaaagaaaggaaggaaaaaagcaaggaatgaaaagatggaaggaaggaaggaaggaaggaaggaaggaaggaaggaaggaaggaaggaaggaaggaaagaaggaagaaaaaactgttggaaacgaagacagaagagaagacaggaaggaaagatggaaggaagggaggaaggaaagaaaagaagaaagtaaagaaagaaagattagaaagaaagaaagacatgttggaaaagaagacaggaagggaggaaacaaaagaaggaaggaaggaatcaagggaaagatggaaggaagaaagaaagacagaaggttggaaaaaagacaggacGGAAAGTgttcatccttccatccatccatccatccactcattcatccatccatccatccatccttccactCATCCATCCactcattcatccatccatccatccatccactcattcatccatccatccatccactcatccatccatccttccactCATCCATCCactcattcatccatccatccttccatccatccactcaTCCATccactcatccatccatccatccatctatccatccatccatccatccactcatccatccatccatccatccatcctttcgTCTCTAATCTCTCTTATCTTACCTGATCTGTGCCAGCCGTAGTTCATGGTCTTGGTGGGCGGTCTGGAGGAGATCCACAGGGAGAACAGGCTCACCATCATACTGCCAAAGTCCGTCAGCAGGTGAGCAGCGTCCGTCATGATGGCGAGACTGTGAGCCAGGTAACCTCCTGCAGGGAGACACAAGATATGACATTactaactaaccctaaccctcctgcagggaataacaatatataacattaataactaaccctaaccctaaccctaaccctcctgcAGGGAATAACAAGATATAACCTTactaactaaccctaaccctcctgcAGGGAATAACAAGATATAACCTTactaactaaccctaaccctcctgcAGGGAAACACAAGATATAACATTactaactaaccctaaccctcctgcAGGGAATAACAAGATATAACATTactaactaaccctaaccctcctgcAGGGAATAACAAATATAACATTactaactaaccctaaccctgtgagCCAGGTAGCCTCCTGCAgggaataacaatatataacattactaactaaccttaaccctcctgcAGGGAAACACAAGATATAACAGTTAACTAAGTTACATTACTAACTAACTGGCATGTTTTTGATCCATTTAAAGctttatgaaacattttaatttagtaaAGCAGCACAAACCACTGAcatctctttccttccctccttccttatttccttccttcctttcttccttccttcttaccttccttccttccttccttccttccttcttcttaacttccttccttcgttccttccttccatattttccttcctcccttccttatttcctctccttcttcttctcttcttccttccttccttccttctgtctttcttcacttccttccttccttccttccttcttttccttctctcctcccttctttccctccttccttccttccttccttctttccctccttccttccttccttcttttcctaccttccttccttccatcttttccttccttccttccttccttccttccttccttccttccttctgtctttcttaacttccttcgttccttccttccatattttccttcctcccttccttatttccctccttccttcctttcttctcttcgttccttccttccttccttctgtctttcttcacttccttccttccttccttcttttccttccttccttccttccttccttccttccttcttttccttccctccttccttccttccatctttccctccttccttccttccttccttccttccttccttccttccttccttccttccttccttccttccttcctaccctccttccctccttacttctttccctccttccttccatcctgtTTCTGAATAAACCTTTAGGTAGAATATATGTGATATTCTTCCATATTATACTACTAAACTGTAACTCACACATTTATAGACCTGAAAACGCACCCACAAGCTGCTCCATCTTTTAAAACTATCATCTTatacttcatttatttgtgcTATCTCCATTTTTTTGGTACTAAAAATCTTCCACAGCTTCTATAAAACACACTTATCTGATGCTCGATGTAAACTCTGCTGTAGTAAAACCCCCGATACCACCGATGGTTATCAatcatcttccttccttccttccttccttccttccttccttccttccttccttccttccttccttccttccttcctttcttattttccttccttccttccttccttccttccttccttccttccttcccttccttccttccttccttcccggTACTCGATTTCTTGCTATGTTGGCTGTAGCAtagcccttccttccttccttccttccttccttccttccttccttccttccttccttccttccttccttccttctttccctccttccctctgtctttcttcacttccttccctccttccctatttccttccttccttcttttccttccttccttctgtctttcttcacttccttccctccttccctatttccttccttccttcttttccttccttccttccttccttccttctttcattccttccttccttccttccttccttccttccttctttcctttcttccttccttccagcaAACCATCACACTGTGTTTTAACACTGAGatcctcttttgtttctttagGTAGAAACTATGTGATATTCTTCCATATTAAACTACTAAACTGTAACTCACTACATTTATAGACCTGAAAACACCTCCCACAGCTGCTCCATCTTTTAAAACTATCATCTTatacttcatttatttgtgcTATCTCCATTTTTTTGGTACTAAAAATCTTCCCCAGCTTCTATAAAACACACTTATCTGATGCTCAGTGTAAACTCTGCTGTAGTAAAACCCCCGATACCACCGATGGTTATCAATCATCTGCCTCGGGGGGAAACCCAAAGCTTCCTCTGACAGGTCATTATCTCCACTATTAGCTGTTACTGCTCTTTATGTCCGCAGGGAGGGTGAAAGCTGTCAGTGCCTCTAAAGGAAAGAGAagtctgctgcagctgcttcacatgAAACACTCATTCAACCTTCAGCAagtttacttccttccttcataacttcctaacttccttccttccttctttccttccctccttccttccttccttacttctttccctccttccttccttccttccttccttcctaacttcctaacttcccttccttcctttcttccttctctccttccttccttctttcccaccttccttccttccttctttccctccatctttccttccttctttccctccatctttccttccttccttctttccctccttccttccttccttccttcgttccatccttccttctttccctccttctttccttcctttcttccttctttccctccttccttccttccttactaccttctttccttccttccttccttccttccttccttccttccttcctt
Encoded here:
- the slc30a2 gene encoding zinc transporter 2 codes for the protein MTDAAHLLTDFGSMMVSLFSLWISSRPPTKTMNYGWHRSEILGALVSVMSIWIVTGALVYLAIERIVRNDYEIDGHVMLVTSGCAVIVNIIMAYILHHSTTFHAHGSGYHHIDEDGHSPVSHGHSHALLGGHSNTSVRAAFIHVVGDLLQSVGVTVAAIIIYFRPEYKIADPICTFLFSVFVLCTTITILRDVFRILMEGSPKGIEFNSVKEVLLSVKAVKSMHCLHLWALTLGQSLVSVHLAVEEGSDPQSVLQEATDLLHTKFGFYSITIQVELYSEDMSHCSHCQDPCD